A window of Xyrauchen texanus isolate HMW12.3.18 chromosome 10, RBS_HiC_50CHRs, whole genome shotgun sequence contains these coding sequences:
- the fam8a1a gene encoding protein FAM8A1, whose protein sequence is MAAKISDKEITKHDSGVVTTTEYCKRLQEWMWRYYCGYASWQSWVFMSAPLFPPYAPPQSGCQTSPYAATPADIAAWYKQISSTPSSSPAASTGQTAQPAAEERGPAAAAAQPAGREYTIPSPLRRFLAETVDFFILFCFKATIVLWIMHLSGMKDISKFMMQFIVEEIDENTSLEDLQKMMAVALAYRMLVCVYEIICIWGAGGATPGKFLLGLRVVTCDSTVLVQPNRVLVVPASNVSLSASTVRALNKNFSIAFLFPVFITLLFFQHNRTVYDVVAGTIVVRRRRAR, encoded by the exons ATGGCAGCCAAGATTAGTGACAAAGAAATAACCAAACATGACAGTGGTGTAGTAACAACGACCGAATACTGCAAGCGATTGCAAGAATGGATGTGGCGGTATTACTGTGGCTATGCGAGCTGGCAGAGCTGGGTGTTTATGTCCGCGCCGTTGTTTCCTCCGTACGCGCCGCCGCAGTCCGGCTGCCAGACATCTCCATATGCCGCGACGCCTGCTGATATCGCAGCCTGGTATAAACAGATCAGCAGCACACCGTCCTCCAGTCCAGCTGCCAGCACAGGTCAAACAGCGCAGCCGGCTGCTGAGGAGAGAGGGCCAGCCGCCGCAGCAGCACAGCCTGCAG GTAGAGAGTACACAATTCCCTCTCCTCTACGAAGATTTTTGGCTGAAACAGTGGATTTCTTCATTCTCTTTTGTTTTAAGGCAACCATAGTCCTGTGGATCATGCATCTAAGTGGAATGAA AGATATTTCCAAGTTCATGATGCAGTTTATAGTGGAGGAGATTGATGAGAACACATCGCTGGAGGACTTACAGAAGATGATGGCAGTAGCTTTAGCATACAGAATGCTAGTTTGTGTCTATGAA ATCATCTGTATTTGGGGAGCTGGAGGTGCAACTCCAGGAAAGTTCCTGCTGGGTCTTCGAGTTGTCACTTGTGACTCAACAGTCCTGGTGCAGCCCAATCGTGTTCTGGTGGTACCAGCATCCAATGTCAGCTTATCTGC cTCCACAGTGCGGGCCTTGAACAAAAACTTCTCCATCGCCTTCCTGTTTCCTGTATTTATCACGCTACTCTTTTTCCAGCACAACAGAACTGTTTATGATGTTGTAGCTGGAACCATCGTGGTTAGGCGGAGAAGAGCAAGATGA